From Aspergillus fumigatus Af293 chromosome 5, whole genome shotgun sequence, a single genomic window includes:
- a CDS encoding lysophospholipid acyltransferase family protein — protein sequence MPVEKAPMEAPDLEIVGDKVTIHPSGYTGGPQDGPITERNLVSHMARFRENPFDFLREVSLYMSGTGWRAYNDVIGQPIFYPGFSERIKSSILASPILQAKVKELAEMRLAVEEKEGLLQMGQGPVSKKKKQRRAEIESNLKEVVDTMMDNMICKMESKTFIRGAYYLCTQLLTRAYHQGIHVSSEEVLRLRSVAQEAAKKKQSIVFLPCHKSHVDYVSLQLICYRLGIGLPIVVAGDNLNIPLLGPFLQHAGAMWIRRSFGNDPLYHTVVQAYIDTLLQKGFNFECFIEGGRSRTGKLLSPKFGILNFIVDSLLSGRVEDTIICPVSTQYDKVIETESYISELLGQPKRKENLADLLSSSSVLSLKLGRVDVRFHEPWSLREFITQQLSRLPNQIDAKSGQKLSYAERGRILRTLGYRVLSDINNVSVMMPTALVGTVLLTLRGRGVGKGELVRRVEWLCQRVRAKGGRVAHFYRSPTELVVDRALEVLGPKLVGEVTGLAEPTFYAIDRFQLSFYRNMTIHLFITEALVSAAMYTRVKQGGGPAHQRISFEDLLRQVSFLSQLFRGEFIFPPEGLTTNLEKTLRGLEKDEVITVSRDSSGKPLFVELSDAERQRGRENYDFYCFLIWPFIEAAWLGAVSLMGLTPPLDGPKDVWIDQKKAQDSAQILGKTLYHQGDLSYFEAVNKETLKNSYQRFAEEGIILVAKSKESRTGPKIKLAPEWTLERNSATGKLLPRGRLWEFTELIAQSRREGKNRRDGATVSSRVLTMTDTVGRKLFEGAASPDPTNNVDVSTRTMRRNVITPSKL from the exons ATGCCGGTGGAAAAGGCGCCCATGGAGGCCCCCGACCTGGAGATAGTTGGTGATAAGGTAACAATTCATCCAAGTGGATACACTGGGGGACCTCAGGATGGCCCAATTACGGAGCGCAACCTCGTTTCTCATATGGCGCGCTTTCGTGAGAATCCTTTTGACTTCTTGCGGGAAGTTAGTCTCTACATGTCGGGAACAGGGTGGCGCGCATACAACGATGTGATCGGACAGCCTATATTTTACCCCGGGTTCTCGGAACGAATCAAGTCCAGCATCCTTGCCAGTCCAATTCTGCAAGCGAAGGTCAAGGAATTAGCAGAAATGCGCCTTGCGGtggaggaaaaggaagggcTTCTACAGATGGGCCAGGGCCCCGtatcgaagaagaaaaagcagcgCCGGGCTGAGATTGAGAGCAATTTGAAGGAGGTTGTTGACACAATGATGGACAACATGATCTGCAAGATGGAGAGTAAGACATTCATCCGGGGGGCATATTATCTTTGCACCCAACTTCTTACACGGGCCTATCATCAGG GAATCCATGTATCCAGCGAGGAAGTTCTGCGCTTGCGATCGGTTGCCCAAGAAgcagcgaagaagaagcaatcTATCGTCTTTTTGCCCTGCCACAAGTCTCATGTAGACTACGTGTCGCTGCAGCTTATCTGCTATCGTCTGGGAATTGGCTTGCCGATCGTCGTGGCCGGCGACAATCTCAACATTCCGTTACTCGGCCCTTTTCTACAACATGCAG GCGCTATGTGGATCAGGAGAAGCTTCGGGAACGACCCACTGTATCATACTGTTGTTCAGGCATATATCGATACGCTTTTGCAGAAAGGGTTTAATTTCGAATGCTTCATTGAAGGGGGACGGTCACGGACGGGCAAGCTCTTGTCACCAAAATTCGGTATCCTGAATTTCATTGTGGACAGCCTGCTATCAGGACGGGTTGAAGACACCATTATTTGTCCCGTGAGCACGCAGTatgacaaggtcatcgagACCGA GTCCTACATTAGCGAACTCCTTGGCCAGCCGAAGCGAAAAGAAAACTTGGCTGACCTTCTTTCGTCGTCTTCTGTTCTGTCATTGAAGTTGGGTCGGGTCGATGTTCGGTTCCATGAGCCATGGAGTCTGCGAGAATTCATCACGCAGCAACTGAGTCGGTTGCCCAACCAGATCGACGCAAAGTCTGGTCAGAAACTCAGCTACGCAGAAAGAGGACGCATTCTGAGAACGCTGGGGTACCGAGTTCTCTCTGATATTAACAATGTGTCCGTGATGATGCCAACGGCTCTTGTTGGCACCGTTTTATTGACTCTCCGTGGTCGTGGTGTTGGCAAGGGAGAGCTGGTACGCCGTGTCGAATGGCTCTGCCAACGGGTCCGAGCGAAAGGAGGACGTGTTGCTCATTTCTATCGATCTCCCACTGAACTTGTTGTAGATCGTGCTCTGGAAGTCCTGGGCCCCAAACTCGTGGGCGAGGTAACCGGTTTGGCTGAGCCTACCTTTTATGCTATAGACCGCTTCCAGCTCTCATTCTACCGCAACATGACAATCCATTTGTTCATAACGGAAGCACTTGTCTCTGCAGCTATGTACACAAGGGTCAAACAGGGCGGTGGTCCTGCACATCAACGTATTTCGTTCGAAGATCTTCTGAGACAGGTCTCATTCCTATCACAG CTGTTCCGCGGTGAATTCATTTTCCCTCCCGAGGGTTTGACAACTAACCTGGAGAAAACACTGCGAGGGCTAGAAAAGGATGAAGTCATTACGGTCTCCAGAGATTCCTCCGGGAAGCCACTATTTGTTGAACTTAGTGATGCTGAGCGTCAGCGGGGAAGAGAGAACTACGACTTCTACTGTTTCCTTATTTGGCCTTTCATTGAGGCGGCCTGGCTTGGCGCAGTGTCCCTCATGGGGCTTACTCCGCCTCTGGATGGGCCAAAGGACGTTTGGATCGATCAAAAGAAGGCGCAAGATAGTGCACAGATC CTTGGAAAAACTCTGTACCACCAGGGAGATCTCTCTTACTTTGAGGCTGTGAACAAAGAAACGCTCAAGAATTCTTATCAACGTTTCGccgaagaaggaatcatcCTTGTCGCGAAGAGCAAAGAGTCTCGCACAGGTCCTAAGATCAAACTTGCCCCTGAATGGACCCTAGAGCGAAACTCGGCAACAGGCAAACTCTTACCCCGCGGCCGTCTATGGGAATTCACCGAGTTGATTGCACAGTCAAGACGCGAAGG CAAAAACCGTCGGGACGGAGCCACGGTCTCATCACGCGTTCTAACAATGACCGACACTGTCGGCCGCAAATTATTCGAGGGTGCAGCAAGCCCTGATCCGACGAATAACGTTGATGTTTCAACACGAACGATGCGTAGAAATGTTATTACGCCGTCGAAACTCTGA
- a CDS encoding pantoate--beta-alanine ligase PAN6, producing MSRWLRAFSTTTSLFNSTMASRQHSFEVFRDVAPLRKMRRQLLLSNRTVGLVPTMGALHEGHLSLMRQAAADNTDVFVSIYVNPTQFGVNEDLASYPRTWDSDVAKIEQLNEELSRQGEKYGRVTAILAPTSKVMYPTLPPSSEVDGDGSFVTITPISKKLEGASRPVFFRGVATVCMKLFNIVCADRAYFGQKDVQQTVVIKRMVKDFHIPTEIKIGATVRENDGLAMSSRNVYLGSRRRAVGLVLYNALKAAEDAYLSGKNNRNEILDAANRMTQKVLGEQQALKPTERALYEVDYISLADPDTLDELEVVDPSRGAILSGAIKMAPLEVSNPGEDCGLGDGKVPVRLIDNLILTPRV from the exons ATGTCGCGTTGGCTGAGGGCTTTCTCGA CTACAACATCGTTGTTCAATTCCACAATGGCTTCTCGCCAGCACTCGTTCGAGGTGTTCCGCGATGTAGCCCCCCTCCGGAAGATGCGCCGACAACTGCTGCTGTCGAACAGGACTGTAGGCCTCGTTCCCACAATGGGAGCTCTGCACGAAGGTCATCTCTCGTTGATGCGACAGGCAGCAGCGGATAACACCGACGTCTTTGTCAGTATCTACGTTAACCCAACTCAATTCGGAGTCAATGAAGATCTAGCCAGCTACCCTCGTACATGGGACAGTGACGTGGCGAAAATTGAACAATTGAACGAAGAATTGTCTCGCCAGGGTGAGAAGTATGGTCGTGTCACGGCTATCCTAGCGCCTACATCTAAGGTCATGTATCCTACATTGCCGCCATCATCCGAGGTAGACGGTGACGGCTCGTTTGTCACAATCACGCCCATTTCAAAGAAGCTCGAAGGTGCTTCCCGTCCCGTCTTCTTTCGCGGAGTTGCCACAGTTTGCATGAAGCTCTTCAATATTGTCTGCGCCGACCGCGCATACTTTGGGCAGAAAGACGTCCAACAAACAGTCGTGATCAAGCGGATGGTGAAGGACTTCCATATCCCGACGGAGATCAAAATCGGTGCTACAGTTCGCGAAAATGATGGACTAGCAATGAGTTCGAGAAATGTTTACCTGGGGTCCAGACGACGTGCCGTTGGTCTTGTTCTCTACAACGCCTTGAAAGCAGCTGAAGACGCATACCTGTCTGGCAAAAATAACCGCAACGAAATTTTGGATGCCGCCAATCGCATGACGCAGAAGGTACTCGGCGAGCAGCAGGCTTTGAAGCCCACAGAAAGGGCACTTTACGAGGTTGATTATATCTCCCTTGCGGATCCTGACACTTTGGATGAATTGGAGGTTGTTGATCCCTCGAGAGGTGCCATCTTGAGTGGTGCAATCAAAATGGCTCCTCTAGAGGTGTCAAATCCCGGTGAAGATTGCGGACTTGGTGATGGGAAGGTACCTGTTCGGCTGATTGACAATCTGATCTTGACGCCCCGGGTTTGA
- the dbp7 gene encoding putative ATP-dependent RNA helicase, producing the protein MADDSLLLNFSLGDNNIIQPETKLKGGTWRDRLSAKKIAKHHAKGPRTAGDEDSAPRAPRNPNRIEVPSSRPTKRQRTDGGDSGKQQSHGHPHSNQPRQFISSLFTKNPEPQKAEEVKEEGHVENAKPTNAPLIDGLDTFTNLGLSPNLAAHLLTKLELKAPTAIQKASISQLLKEEGDAFIQAETGSGKTLAYLLPLVQRIMALSKPGAQTDATGQPIVHRDSGLFAIVLAPTRELCKQISVVLENLLRCAHWIVAGTVIGGEKKKSEKARLRKGLNILVATPGRLADHLDNTQALDVSNVRWLVLDEGDRLMELGFEEEIQGIVKKLDARQRPSRIPGIPARRTTILCSATLKMSVQKLGEISLKDAVHIKADPEDEDEKARRSKAEESAYRVPAQLKQSYAVVAAKLRLVTLTAFFKRTFMRKGSVMKAIIFVSCADSVDFHFEVFTRKQVKEDGGEPSDTDKSEEKPPSSPHGTIAPATAFSNPSNPVTLFRLHGSLPQNVRTSTLGAFAKNKEASVLICTDVASRGLDLPNVDLVVEYDPAFSAEDHLHRIGRTARVGRDGRALIFLQPGCEENYVEVLKRGYRDGGKALTRADANEILKRGFGGNVESGNKDWETKATDWQCEVERWALENPEYLEMARRAFQSHIRAYATHIAAERSMFNIKELHLGHLAKAFALRDRPSKINVPGLRQGKEETKKDFKAERNSAAGKKRKAGGADLADDIPSANNTATAAQKMRAKMKEHMAGANEFNLA; encoded by the coding sequence ATGGCGGACGACAGCTTACTTTTGAACTTCTCCCTCGGTGATAACAATATCATCCAACCGGAAACGAAGCTCAAGGGCGGAACATGGCGGGACCGGCTCAGCGCAAAGAAAATCGCCAAGCACCATGCCAAAGGCCCCAGGACAGCCGGCGATGAAGACAGCGCACCTAGAGCCCCGCGCAATCCCAATAGAATCGAAGTACCATCGTCGCGGCCGACCAAGAGACAGAGGACGGACGGAGGCGATAGCGGAAAGCAACAGTCGCACGGGCATCCGCATTCCAATCAACCCCGCCAATTCATTTCGTCGCTGTTCACGAAAAATCCGGAACCGCAGAAAGCTGAAGAAGTGAAGGAAGAAGGGCACGTCGAGAACGCTAAACCGACAAACGCGCCGCTCATCGATGGACTAGACACATTTACAAATCTAGGGCTGTCGCCGAATCTGGCCGCGCATCTTCTTacgaagctggagctgaagGCTCCAACAGCTATTCAGAAGGCGTCTATTTCACAACTTCTGAAGGAAGAGGGCGATGCTTTTATCCAAGCGGAGACTGGATCTGGAAAGACGCTGGCGTATCTTCTTCCCTTGGTGCAGAGGATCATGGCTCTTTCGAAGCCTGGCGCGCAGACGGACGCAACGGGCCAGCCTATCGTACACCGCGACAGCGGCTTGTTCGCTATTGTTTTAGCCCCTACTCGCGAGCTTTGTAAGCAGATCTCTGTTGTGCTGGAAAATCTGCTGCGCTGTGCGCATTGGATTGTGGCGGGTACTGTCATTGGtggtgagaagaagaagtccGAGAAGGCCAGACTTCGGAAAGGGCTCAATATCCTTGTGGCTACGCCTGGACGGCTGGCGGATCATCTGGATAATACGCAGGCATTGGACGTAAGCAACGTGCGGTGGCTAGTGCTTGACGAAGGTGACCGATTGATGGAGCTGGGTtttgaggaggagattcAGGGGATAGTGAAGAAACTGGATGCGCGACAGCGTCCCAGTCGCATACCTGGCATTCCTGCACGGAGAACGACAATTCTTTGTTCTGCTACGCTAAAAATGAGCGTACAGAAGCTTGGTGAAATCAGCTTGAAAGATGCAGTCCACATCAAAGCGGACccagaggacgaggatgagaaagccaggaggagcaaaGCGGAAGAATCCGCCTATCGGGTGCCAGCCCAGCTCAAACAATCATACGCTGTCGTTGCGGCAAAGCTGCGCCTAGTCACACTCACTGCTTTCTTCAAACGCACTTTTATGAGGAAGGGATCGGTCATGAAGGCTATCATTTTTGTCTCCTGTGCTGACTCAGTCGACTTCCACTTTGAAGTATTTACGCGGAAACAAGTAAAGGAGGATGGCGGCGAGCCTAGCGATACAGATAAATCAGAAGAGAAACCCCCATCGTCGCCTCATGGTACCATAGCACCTGCCACAGCTTTTTCGAATCCGTCAAATCCGGTGACTTTGTTCCGACTCCACGGCTCCCTACCTCAAAATGTCCGAACTTCTACTCTTGGAGCATTTGCGAAGAACAAGGAAGCATCTGTCCTGATCTGTACCGACGTGGCCTCTCGTGGATTGGATCTGCCAAATGTCGATCTGGTCGTGGAGTACGATCCAGCATTCAGCGCGGAAGACCACTTGCACCGCATTGGACGTACAGCTCGTGTGGGCCGTGACGGTCGGGCATTGATCTTCCTTCAGCCTGGATGCGAGGAGAATTATGTAGAAGTTCTCAAGAGGGGCTATCGCGACGGCGGAAAGGCGCTTACTCGTGCAGACGCCAACGAGATTCTCAAGCGCGGATTTGGCGGCAACGTGGAGAGCGGAAACAAGGACTGGGAGACAAAAGCGACGGATTGGCAGTGCGAGGTAGAACGGTGGGCACTGGAGAACCCGGAATACCTCGAGATGGCTCGGAGAGCCTTCCAATCGCACATCCGTGCATACGCCACACACATCGCAGCTGAGCGGAGCATGTTCAACATCAAAGAGCTCCATCTGGGACATCTCGCCAAGGCATTTGCATTGCGTGACCGCCCCAGCAAAATCAATGTACCCGGTTTACgacaaggaaaggaagagacgaAGAAAGACTTCAAGGCTGAGAGGAACTCGGCcgcaggaaagaagaggaaggctGGTGGTGCAGATCTTGCGGACGATATACCGTCTGCCAATAACACGGCAACGGCGGCCCAAAAGATGAGGGCTAAGATGAAAGAACATATGGCTGGTGCAAACGAGTTCAACCTTGCCTAG
- a CDS encoding WD40 repeat domain-containing protein, with product MSEPSEVTNQAARPPATPIYILRGHAAPIHALHLYNQNLRLISADADGWVIVWDLVMKRPVAAWKAHEGAILEVKGSTSAAKAATDVYTHGRDHKLRVWRFRRQDEEVLQKTLPVEIGQGPQANTASQPWLVHSLPVNALNFCAFSPLFLKESKCADSSQGANVVEESADATPQEAPRSPALIAVPNALNSGAIDLFHLPLERRVCTIPADTTTDTGMVMAVHLFTGPSGDLYVASAYEDGHVMLFARRGLVKEQDILQGTTASWKWEKLYACRPHSQPVLSIDVFPQGNYFLSSSADALLVKHPIPRLSECSHQSTNRPEEAVLKTVNTKHAGQQGLRIRSDGKIFATAGWDSRIRVYSCKTMKELAVLKWHKEGCYTIGLAEVPTVAQSSDSTMDDSGAGGVEDNSHDSHQQVTTRGDNAYTLAAVQHQRNRKVQTTHWLAAGSKDGKISLWDIY from the exons ATGAGCGAGCCAAGCGAGGTCACTAACCAGGCTGCCCGACCTCCAGCAACACCCATTTATATCCTTCGCGGACATGCAGCCCCAATCCATGCGCTGCATCTGTACAACCAGAATTTGCGGCTAATTTCAGCCGACGCGGATGGATGGGTAATTGTCTGGGACTTGGTGATGAAACGTCCAGTGGCCGCTTGGAAAGCGCACGAAGGAGCAATTCTTGAAGTAAAGGGTTCTACTTCCGCTGCGAAAGCAGCAACAGACGTATATAC ACACGGACGAGATCATAAACTGCGAGTGTGGAGATTCCGCCGCCAGGACGAAGAAGTCCTTCAAAAAACTCTGCCCGTCGAGATTGGTCAGGGACCTCAGGCAAACACCGCCAGCCAGCCCTGGCTCGTGCATTCTCTTCCCGTGAACGCGCTGAACTTCTGTGCGTTTTCGCCGCTCTTTTTAAAAGAGAGCAAGTGTGCAGATAGCAGTCAGGGCGCCAACGTGGTGGAAGAATCCGCAGACGCTACGCCGCAGGAGGCGCCCCGGTCGCCTGCGCTGATAGCAGTTCCTAACGCCCTGAACTCAGGCGCTATCGATCTGTTCCATCTTCCGCTCGAGAGGCGAGTGTGCACGATTCCCGCCGATACGACTACGGATACAGGGATGGTCATGGCTGTTCATTTGTTTACGGGACCGTCTGGGGACCTGTATGTTGCATCGGCGTACGAAGATGGGCACGTCATGCTTTTTGCCCGCCGAGGGCTTGTTAAAGAGCAAGACATCTTACAGGGGACTACCGCTTCCTGGAAGTGGGAGAAGCTCTATGCCTGTCGACCTCATAGCCAACCAGTCTTGTCTATTGACGTCTTCCCTCAAGGGAATtatttcctttcctcttctgctgaCGCGTTGCTGGTGAAGCATCCTATTCCGCGCTTGAGTGAGTGTAGTCACCAATCGACGAATCGACCGGAGGAGGCTGTATTGAAGACGGTTAATACAAAACATGCCGGCCAGCAGGGTCTCCGCATCAGATCTGATGGAAAGATCTTTGCGACGGCGGGTTGGGATAGTAGGATTCGAGTGTACTCGTGCAAGACCATGAAGGAACTTGCAGTGCTGAAATGGCATAAAGAGGGGTGTTACACCATTGGGCTCGCGGAGGTCCCAACTGTAGCACAATCAAGTGATTCGACTATGGACGACTCCGGCGCCGGAGGAGTCGAAGACAATTCACACGACAGCCATCAACAAGTTACAACACGAGGGGACAATGCCTATACCCTCGCAGCTGTGCAGCATCAGAGAAACAGAAAGGTGCAAACTACCCACTGGTTGGCTGCTGGGTCAAAAGATGGTAAGATTTCATTATGGGATATCTACTGA